A single Carassius carassius chromosome 3, fCarCar2.1, whole genome shotgun sequence DNA region contains:
- the hsd11b2 gene encoding 11-beta-hydroxysteroid dehydrogenase type 2 yields the protein MEDCAVSFWIYIGVMSILAGGAVKKFLAFHIGAMPSVVVWLGATLLVERLCTLCMPAVLARLVLCVSCWLYFTWATPKPLLPVEGKSVFITGCDSGFGNATAKRLDAMGFEVFATVLNLDGEGAKHLRRVCSSRLTLLQVDITQPQQVQQALLDTKAKLGMRDLWGLVNNAGWCVNIGDVELSLMSTYRGCMEVNFFGTLNVTRTFLPLLRQAKGRIVTISSPSGEHPFPCLVSYGASKAALNLFTNTLRHELAPWGVKVSTILPSAFKTGQSSNTEYWEKQYKNLIQDLPPSLLEEYGEEYLLETKELFQSYAKTAKEDLSPVINTIVDALLSSQPQVRYYAGPGLSLMYFICSYLPLSISDRFLQKLFVQKKVMPRALRKQQGLSLNDNNNSIKENMNNSNNKNNNNSFTKIID from the exons ATGGAAGACTGTGCAGTGTCTTTCTGGATTTACATCGGAGTAATGTCCATCCTTGCTGGTGGAGCGGTGAAGAAGTTTCTGGCATTCCATATCGGTGCCATGCCCTCAGTAGTGGTATGGCTTGGTGCCACTCTGCTGGTGGAGAGACTGTGTACCCTGTGCATGCCCGCTGTGCTGGCAAGATTGGTCCTCTGTGTGTCCTGCTGGCTGTACTTTACGTGGGCCACCCCCAAACCCCTCCTGCCAGTTGAAGGCAAATCTGTCTTCATCACAG GTTGTGATTCAGGGTTTGGTAACGCTACAGCAAAACGGTTAGATGCCATGGGGTTTGAAGTGTTCGCGACCGTATTGAACCTGGATGGAGAGGGAGCCAAGCACTTGCGCAGAGTCTGTTCATCACGCCTTACCCTCCTGCAGGTAGACATCACCCAGCCTCAGCAGGTACAGCAAGCCCTGCTCGACACCAAGGCCAAACTTGGTATGAGAG ATTTGTGGGGGCTTGTTAATAACGCTGGATGGTGTGTGAACATTGGGGATGTTGAGCTCTCACTGATGTCCACCTACAGAGGATGCATGGAGGTTAACTTCTTTGGAACACTCAACGTCACCAGGACCTTCCTGCCACTTCTCAGACAGGCTAAAGGCCGGATAGTGACAATCTCCAGCCCTTCAG GTGAGCATCCCTTCCCTTGTTTGGTGTCGTACGGGGCTTCAAAAGCTGCTCTGAATCTTTTTACCAACACACTTCGTCATGAGTTGGCGCCATGGGGTGTCAAAGTCTCCACAATCTTACCCTCTGCCTTTAAGACAG GGCAGAGCAGTAACACAGAGTACTGGGAAAAACAGTACAAGAACCTGATCCAGGACTTGCCTCCAAGCCTTCTAGAAGAATATGGAGAAGAATACCTGCTGGAGACCAAGGAACTGTTCCAGAGTTATGCAAAAACAGCCAAAGAGGACCTGAGCCCTGTCATCAACACCATTGTGGATGCACTTCTCTCTTCTCAACCCCAGGTGCGATACTATGCCGGGCCGGGTTTATCGCTCATGTACTTCATCTGCAGCTACTTGCCTTTGAGCATCAGTGACAGATTCCTCCAGAAACTCTTTGTACAGAAGAAAGTGATGCCTCGTGCCCTTAGGAAACAACAAGGCCTGAGCCTCAACGACAATAACAACAGCATAAAGGAGAACATGAATAAcagtaacaacaaaaacaacaacaacagcttcACAAAGATTATCGATTAG